Genomic DNA from Candidatus Hydrogenedens sp.:
TGGTTCTGTAGATACTTCTTGGCAACGAAGGATATGATTTGATATGAATGATTTTTTGATATTTTACTCTTCTTTATTTTGTTCTTCATTTGTAAGTTTGTGTTTTTAAACAATAGTGATGAAAATGATAAAATCTGGCGAGAGAGGGGGGTATCTTTTGATTATTTTAGTGTTTTTTGTGCGAGGGTTATAGCATGGTGGTAAATTTCTTGTAGTGGGATGTTGTAAGTCTTTGCAATAGCATGGCATTCCTCAAATTCGGGGCTTATCTGGTATATATTTTTGCCGAGGTACCCTATTTTGACATTTACTTTACCCCAAGGTGTCTCAACAGGTATCCATTTTCTTTCGAGTATAGTTCGCATTTCTTTTCGGTAACGAATGCCGAATGTGCTTGTCTTTTCGAAGAGGATTTGTCGCATTGCTGGAAGCAGAGATGCTTCACATAACACGGTAAGGAGATATGCAGGTCTACCCTTTTTTGCAATTGTTGGGATAATGAAGGCATCACGAGCACCCGCAGAGAGTAATTCTTCAATTGCAACGGGAATGAGTTCACCGCTCATATCATCGATGTTTGTTTCAACGACCCAGATTTCTTCGGAACAACTCCGTGTTTCCTCTGGGCACTCGCCGATAAATAAGCGGAAGACATTTGCTCTATTGGGAATATCTTTTGACCCAGCTCCTGTACCTATATTTACGATGTTGAACGGTGGAACAGGTTCCCCTGTAGGTTTTGCAAAGCTATTGAGCAATACCGCTCCTGTCGGTGTTGTAAGCTCGCTATCGCATGTCCCTGTTAATATGGTGTAATTTCGAAGCAGTAAAGCGGTTGCAGGTGCAGGCACGGGTAATGTTCCATGGGCACATGTAACCGTGCCACCTCCTGTGTTTACTACGGAGCAATATCCTTTTTGAATTTTCAAATACCACCAGCACCAATGAGCACTTACAATGTCAACAATAGCATCGATAGCACCGACTTCATGAAAATGTATTGTATCTGGGGTTGTCCCATGAACTTCTGCCTCCACCTCCGCAAGTCTTTTGAAACTTTGTAATGCTCCCTGTTTAACTTCCTCAGGCAATTTGGATTGATGAATAATCTCTGTAATTTCTGCAAGCCCCCGATGCGGATGTGGATGTCCGTCAATTTCTTTTACCTCGACGGAAAATTGTAATGCCCGTAGCCCATTTTTTTTAACTTCCCGTTTAGCAATTGTATAACCTTTCAGGGGCAAACTGTTCAAAGCAGAACGAAGTTCATCAAATGGTACACCTGTATCCAGAAATGCGCCGACCAGCATATCACCGCTAATTCCTGATGAACAGTCAAAGTATGCTATCCTCATTCAAAATTACCTTATCTGACAAAATTTTTTATGACATTTATTCCTCTATGAGCAAATATATTTTTATTCACAAACAGGTGAAACTAATTGATGTATGGTCACTGCAAATGTTCCTGCCCCGAAACCATTATCAATATTCACAACCGCAAGCCCTGAGGCACATGTATTCAGCATTCCTAAAAGGGCAGATACTCCCTTAAAATTTGTGCCATAACCAATGCTGGTCGGCACTCCAATAACGGGCTTATTCACTAACCCAGCGACAACGCTGGGTAATGCACCTTCCATTCCAGCACAGACAATAATCGCTACCGATTCTCGTATTTTTGGTAACTGGTCAAACAGTCGATGTATTCCCGCAACGCCAACGTCATAAATCCGTTCGACACGAGAACCATAAGTATCGCAGGTAATACTTGCCTCCTCCGCTACGGGGGTATCACCTGTTCCAGCAGACACAACCGCAATGTAGCCTTCACGATAACGAATAGGTTTGGAAATAACTCGGAATGCTTGAGCCAGTTCAACGTATTCCGCCTGTGGTATCTCACGCTTCACTATTTCAAAAATATCCCTACTACACCGTGTTGCAAGTATATTTGTTTCATGAGATAGCATCGCTTTACAAATGCGAATAATCTGCTCCGCTGTTTTCCCAGGACAAAATATTGTTTCAGGAAATCCCTTACGTAGTGGGCGATGATGGTCTACCTTTGCATCATATAAATTTTCGTAAGGAACAAATCTTAATTTCTCTATTGCTTCATCAATAGTAATCTTTCCTTGCTGAATCTCTGTGAGTATTTCTTTAATAGTTTTTGGTTCCATTATTATTATCATTCCCTATCTTAACCACATAAGAGAATAACAAATTTTTATATACCGTTGCACAACAAACATCCGCTTGAAATAATTTCACTCGTTGACTTAACATAAAGAAGTAAATAAACCAATCATAAGGAAAAAATTCTTTATAGATAATGAGAACCAAAGGTAGCAATATATATAAACAACTATTG
This window encodes:
- the larC gene encoding nickel pincer cofactor biosynthesis protein LarC, producing MRIAYFDCSSGISGDMLVGAFLDTGVPFDELRSALNSLPLKGYTIAKREVKKNGLRALQFSVEVKEIDGHPHPHRGLAEITEIIHQSKLPEEVKQGALQSFKRLAEVEAEVHGTTPDTIHFHEVGAIDAIVDIVSAHWCWWYLKIQKGYCSVVNTGGGTVTCAHGTLPVPAPATALLLRNYTILTGTCDSELTTPTGAVLLNSFAKPTGEPVPPFNIVNIGTGAGSKDIPNRANVFRLFIGECPEETRSCSEEIWVVETNIDDMSGELIPVAIEELLSAGARDAFIIPTIAKKGRPAYLLTVLCEASLLPAMRQILFEKTSTFGIRYRKEMRTILERKWIPVETPWGKVNVKIGYLGKNIYQISPEFEECHAIAKTYNIPLQEIYHHAITLAQKTLK
- the larB gene encoding nickel pincer cofactor biosynthesis protein LarB, whose amino-acid sequence is MEPKTIKEILTEIQQGKITIDEAIEKLRFVPYENLYDAKVDHHRPLRKGFPETIFCPGKTAEQIIRICKAMLSHETNILATRCSRDIFEIVKREIPQAEYVELAQAFRVISKPIRYREGYIAVVSAGTGDTPVAEEASITCDTYGSRVERIYDVGVAGIHRLFDQLPKIRESVAIIVCAGMEGALPSVVAGLVNKPVIGVPTSIGYGTNFKGVSALLGMLNTCASGLAVVNIDNGFGAGTFAVTIHQLVSPVCE